The Mesorhizobium loti genome includes a region encoding these proteins:
- a CDS encoding site-specific integrase, whose protein sequence is MATYTKLSSGSWRVQVRRKGRYVSETFLRRDDARRWATDAERQVDRGETPTKSRIARLKTFGELIELHIDDMCDVGKSPRRSKAAALDMLQRHLGKCNIAALDRERLIRFGRDRAAQGAGPMTLGIDIGFVKLILSHAAAVHGLPVKVEPVDLARIALKRLGLVGKGHQRDRRPTQDELDRLIGHFDANPRQIAPVSQIIRFAVATAMRQEEICKVHWSDLESRTRMLLIRDRKDPRNKNGNNQRIPLFAATGYDAWAIVEEQRAKRSNDDDRIFPFNHRSVGSAFRRGCADLSIHDLHFHDLRHEGTSRLFEAGFTIEQVALVTGHKDWKMLKRYTHLRPEALHALLAARAA, encoded by the coding sequence ATGGCCACCTACACAAAACTCTCGTCCGGTTCCTGGCGTGTCCAAGTCCGTCGCAAGGGTCGCTACGTCAGCGAGACCTTCCTGCGCCGAGACGATGCACGACGCTGGGCAACCGACGCCGAGCGCCAAGTCGATCGTGGTGAGACGCCGACAAAGTCCCGTATAGCGCGCTTGAAAACCTTCGGCGAACTCATCGAGCTTCATATCGACGACATGTGCGATGTAGGCAAGTCCCCTCGCCGCTCCAAGGCCGCAGCCCTCGATATGCTCCAAAGACATCTGGGGAAGTGCAACATCGCGGCTCTCGATCGCGAACGGCTCATTCGATTTGGTCGTGATAGAGCCGCCCAAGGCGCCGGGCCGATGACTCTCGGTATCGACATCGGCTTTGTGAAACTTATCCTGTCTCATGCTGCCGCGGTTCACGGCCTGCCCGTCAAGGTCGAACCGGTTGATCTCGCGCGTATCGCGCTAAAGAGGCTTGGCCTCGTTGGGAAAGGCCATCAGCGCGACAGACGGCCGACGCAGGACGAGCTCGACAGGCTCATCGGTCACTTCGATGCAAACCCTCGTCAAATTGCACCGGTTAGCCAGATCATACGCTTCGCCGTCGCAACCGCGATGCGCCAGGAGGAAATCTGCAAGGTGCATTGGTCCGACTTGGAATCTCGCACGCGGATGCTTCTTATCCGTGACCGGAAGGACCCTCGGAACAAGAACGGCAACAATCAGCGCATACCCCTATTCGCGGCCACTGGATACGATGCGTGGGCCATTGTTGAGGAACAGCGGGCAAAGCGCAGCAATGACGATGATCGAATTTTCCCGTTCAATCATAGGTCGGTCGGCTCCGCCTTCCGTCGAGGATGCGCTGACCTGAGCATCCACGACCTTCATTTTCATGACTTGCGGCACGAAGGGACAAGCCGCCTATTCGAGGCCGGATTCACGATCGAACAAGTTGCGCTGGTAACTGGGCACAAGGACTGGAAAATGTTGAAGCGCTACACCCATCTGAGGCCCGAGGCTCTCCACGCGCTGTTGGCAGCGCGCGCGGCATAG
- the dusA gene encoding tRNA dihydrouridine(20/20a) synthase DusA has protein sequence MLKNQDHRLAIAPMMDWTDRHCRFFHRQLTSRALLYTEMVVADAVIHGARERLLGFDAAEHPVALQLGGSDREKLAEAARIGEAFGYDEINLNVGCPSDRVQSGTFGACLMKVPDLVAGCVAAMKAAVTIPVTVKCRIGVDEQDPEPALDALADGVFDAGADALWVHARKAWLEGLSPKENRDIPPLDYNRVYRLKARKHNEFIGINGGIQSLEEARAHLDHVDGAMLGRAAYHTPGILAGVDAAFYGAESEVFDFAALIDTMANYAARHIEQGGRLGHVTRHMVGLFHGLPGARRYRQILSTDATRPGAGPDVLKTAFAAVEFGGAAAEAA, from the coding sequence ATGCTGAAAAATCAAGATCATAGACTGGCTATTGCACCCATGATGGATTGGACGGACCGGCATTGCCGGTTCTTCCATCGCCAGTTGACGAGTCGTGCGCTGCTCTACACCGAGATGGTGGTGGCCGATGCTGTCATTCACGGCGCGCGCGAGCGGCTGCTCGGCTTCGATGCGGCGGAACATCCGGTTGCCCTGCAACTCGGCGGCTCGGATCGCGAAAAACTTGCCGAGGCGGCGCGCATCGGCGAGGCCTTTGGCTATGACGAGATCAACCTCAATGTCGGCTGTCCGTCAGACCGCGTCCAGTCGGGAACGTTCGGCGCCTGCCTGATGAAGGTGCCTGACCTCGTCGCCGGCTGCGTCGCGGCGATGAAGGCGGCGGTGACAATTCCCGTCACCGTCAAATGCCGCATCGGCGTCGACGAGCAGGATCCGGAGCCGGCCCTCGATGCGCTGGCGGATGGTGTTTTCGACGCCGGCGCCGACGCGCTGTGGGTGCATGCGCGCAAGGCGTGGCTGGAAGGGCTGAGCCCCAAGGAAAACCGTGACATCCCGCCGCTCGACTATAACAGGGTCTATCGATTGAAAGCCAGAAAACATAACGAATTCATCGGCATCAATGGCGGCATTCAGTCCCTTGAAGAGGCACGGGCGCACCTCGATCATGTCGACGGCGCCATGCTTGGCCGCGCCGCCTACCACACGCCTGGCATTCTGGCCGGCGTCGATGCCGCCTTCTACGGCGCTGAGTCCGAAGTCTTCGATTTCGCCGCATTGATCGACACCATGGCGAACTATGCGGCACGTCATATCGAGCAGGGCGGGCGGCTTGGCCATGTCACGCGCCACATGGTCGGGCTGTTTCATGGCTTGCCCGGCGCGCGCCGCTACCGCCAGATCCTGTCCACCGACGCGACCCGGCCCGGGGCCGGACCGGACGTGCTGAAGACGGCTTTCGCCGCCGTCGAGTTCGGTGGAGCAGCAGCCGAAGCGGCTTGA
- a CDS encoding TIGR02281 family clan AA aspartic protease: MNRLFWILMAAIGVGAVLLVLNDSAGSTLGVENYDFSRLIWLGAFGALIGAGLLRSGRPLGAMARNLGAWAAIALALVAGYQYRYELQDVASRVTAGLVPGSPLALGVEDGHATVTLDKADNGHFEARILVNGNPVRAVVDTGATSTVLTSEDAQAAGFNPAALNYTIPVSTANGMARAAAVKTDQIAIGGIMRRDMPVMIAAPGMLSQSLLGMNFIGSLSGFDVRGDRMILRD; this comes from the coding sequence ATGAACCGACTGTTCTGGATATTGATGGCCGCGATCGGGGTGGGAGCAGTCCTGCTCGTGCTCAACGATTCCGCCGGCAGCACGCTCGGCGTCGAGAATTATGATTTCAGCCGGCTGATCTGGCTCGGCGCCTTTGGCGCTCTCATCGGCGCCGGCCTGCTCCGCTCGGGCAGGCCCCTGGGCGCCATGGCGCGCAACCTCGGCGCCTGGGCGGCCATCGCGCTCGCGCTGGTCGCCGGCTACCAGTATCGCTATGAACTGCAGGATGTCGCCAGCCGGGTGACTGCGGGCCTTGTTCCCGGCAGCCCGCTGGCCCTTGGCGTCGAAGACGGTCACGCCACGGTGACGCTCGACAAGGCGGACAACGGCCACTTCGAAGCACGCATCCTGGTCAACGGCAACCCGGTCCGAGCCGTGGTGGATACCGGTGCGACCAGCACCGTGCTGACGTCCGAAGACGCACAAGCCGCCGGATTCAATCCAGCGGCGCTCAACTACACAATCCCGGTTTCGACCGCCAACGGCATGGCCCGCGCCGCGGCCGTGAAAACCGATCAGATCGCGATCGGCGGCATCATGCGCAGGGACATGCCGGTGATGATCGCCGCACCCGGTATGCTCAGCCAGTCCTTGCTCGGCATGAACTTCATCGGTTCATTGTCGGGCTTCGACGTGCGCGGCGACCGCATGATCCTCAGGGATTGA
- a CDS encoding DUF1289 domain-containing protein, giving the protein MTAIESPCILVCSIDMKTGFCFGCGRTREEIGGWIGMTPETRRTVMAQLPARLETVERRPRRETRRTRMARERDALS; this is encoded by the coding sequence ATGACGGCCATCGAATCCCCGTGCATCCTCGTCTGTTCGATCGACATGAAAACCGGCTTCTGTTTCGGGTGCGGCCGCACGCGCGAGGAAATCGGCGGCTGGATCGGGATGACGCCGGAAACGCGCCGCACCGTCATGGCGCAATTGCCGGCCCGGCTGGAAACGGTCGAGCGCCGGCCGCGCCGGGAAACGCGCCGCACCCGCATGGCGCGCGAACGCGACGCGCTTTCGTGA
- a CDS encoding nicotinate-nucleotide--dimethylbenzimidazole phosphoribosyltransferase, with protein MTSALPFDDFRNLLANLPPADTAAETRVRTLFAKADKPANSLGRIEDIAAWLAAWTGRAPPAVTRPLMAVFAGNHGVVRHGISPRAVAATANAVELCAAGGAAINQICIANDLGLKVFDLALHIPTADITEEAALDERGCAATMAFGMEAIAGGTDLLCLGDLGVGNSTVAAALFAALFGGRGADWVGPGSGADVTMQARKAEVVDAALAFHDGHLGDPLEALHRVGGREFAAIAGAILAARMQKIPVLLDGLAATAAAAVLHAANPAALDHCLLASLSPEPAHARAAERLGLRPLLDLGIGHGEGAGAALAAGLVKAAALTSSGMAAAVRG; from the coding sequence ATGACCAGCGCACTGCCTTTCGACGATTTTCGCAACCTGCTGGCCAACCTGCCGCCGGCCGACACGGCAGCCGAAACCCGCGTGCGCACGCTTTTTGCCAAGGCCGACAAACCAGCCAATTCACTTGGCCGCATCGAGGACATCGCCGCGTGGCTGGCCGCCTGGACCGGGCGGGCTCCGCCCGCGGTGACAAGACCACTGATGGCGGTCTTTGCCGGCAATCACGGTGTTGTCAGGCACGGCATCTCGCCACGGGCGGTGGCGGCGACCGCCAATGCGGTCGAGCTTTGCGCCGCCGGCGGTGCGGCGATCAACCAGATCTGCATTGCCAACGATCTCGGGCTGAAGGTTTTCGATCTTGCCCTGCACATCCCGACCGCCGACATCACCGAGGAGGCTGCGCTTGATGAGCGCGGCTGCGCCGCCACCATGGCCTTCGGCATGGAAGCGATCGCGGGCGGTACCGATCTTTTGTGCCTCGGCGATCTCGGCGTCGGCAACTCGACTGTCGCGGCAGCGCTGTTTGCGGCGCTGTTCGGGGGCAGGGGCGCCGACTGGGTCGGCCCGGGGTCGGGCGCCGATGTGACGATGCAGGCACGCAAGGCTGAAGTGGTCGATGCGGCGCTGGCTTTTCACGACGGCCATCTCGGCGACCCGCTCGAGGCGCTGCACCGGGTCGGCGGCCGTGAATTCGCGGCGATTGCCGGCGCCATCCTTGCCGCGCGGATGCAGAAGATTCCGGTGCTGCTCGACGGGCTCGCTGCAACGGCCGCCGCCGCGGTGCTGCATGCCGCCAACCCCGCTGCGCTCGATCATTGCCTGCTCGCCAGCCTGTCGCCGGAGCCCGCTCACGCCCGCGCCGCCGAACGGCTCGGTCTGCGCCCGTTGCTTGATTTGGGCATCGGCCATGGCGAAGGGGCAGGGGCCGCCCTTGCCGCGGGTCTGGTCAAGGCCGCCGCGCTCACCAGCTCAGGCATGGCAGCCGCGGTACGCGGCTAG
- a CDS encoding GNAT family N-acetyltransferase: MAAGDWHAGGIEINSERLRLKLFTAEDAEDLFAAITPAITRFMQWEPPQSQAAFAEVWRSWLAPIHDGSDLHFVVRALANDRCLGLVGLHAAKTACPELGIWIREDAQGNGIGGEAIVAVAEWASETLAPDCFEYPVAERNVASRRIAERLGGVIIGSRSNPRYAAVVYRIPNFRR; the protein is encoded by the coding sequence ATGGCAGCAGGTGATTGGCATGCTGGTGGCATCGAGATCAACTCGGAGCGCCTTCGTCTGAAGCTGTTTACAGCCGAGGATGCCGAAGACCTCTTTGCCGCCATCACGCCCGCCATCACCCGTTTCATGCAGTGGGAACCACCTCAATCACAGGCGGCTTTTGCCGAGGTATGGCGATCCTGGCTGGCGCCAATCCATGACGGATCGGATTTGCACTTTGTCGTGCGTGCATTGGCAAACGATCGCTGTCTGGGGCTTGTCGGCCTTCATGCGGCGAAGACCGCGTGTCCCGAGCTCGGGATCTGGATCAGAGAAGACGCTCAAGGAAACGGCATTGGCGGAGAGGCAATTGTTGCTGTTGCCGAGTGGGCCTCCGAGACACTCGCGCCGGACTGCTTCGAATATCCAGTTGCCGAAAGGAACGTTGCCAGCAGAAGAATAGCGGAACGCCTTGGGGGCGTAATAATCGGCAGCCGCTCCAACCCCAGATATGCCGCTGTCGTCTACCGCATTCCCAACTTCCGGCGCTGA
- a CDS encoding HAMP domain-containing histidine kinase, which translates to MPLQRSNTADKFIVDRRKPHRNSDVARAVRKTRDRLSQQAGNPDFDRELLKLHARAMTSGAIAIPLLILAIAAAGRLAGIGNEIGLWALFTLTCYTVVAFMARRIERTEASDLNPLQTRREFLICHFLCGLGWAWFVWLGCGACEVDQFHLVKAVVLLFAMAATAVMTSSLGGALLATFAVPVALYAYAGIKLWMPVEAIMAGLLIVSLPFFAYVARHLNRSSLMVLSFRSEKDALIAELETAKSMSDEARRRAEDANLAKSRFLASMSHELRTPLNAILGFSEVMSNEVLGPMSNPTYRDYAHDVHESGQHLLDLINEILDLSRIEAGRYQLNEEPVMLLGVVEDCCHMMELRARNKDIRVVQDFEHQLPRLFADERAVRQITLNLLSNAIKFTATGGEIRVRVGWTAGGGQYISIKDNGPGIPEDEIPVVLSAFGQGSIAIKSAEQGTGLGLPIVQGLLAMHGGEFELHSKLREGTEAIAIFPLSRVMEELPALPTAAVAARRR; encoded by the coding sequence ATGCCCTTGCAACGCTCGAACACAGCGGACAAGTTCATTGTGGACCGCAGGAAACCTCATCGCAACAGCGATGTGGCGCGCGCGGTGCGCAAGACGCGTGACCGTCTTTCGCAGCAGGCCGGCAATCCCGATTTCGATCGCGAACTGCTGAAGCTCCACGCCCGCGCAATGACAAGCGGCGCTATCGCCATCCCGCTTCTCATCCTGGCGATCGCGGCGGCTGGCCGGCTGGCCGGAATCGGCAACGAGATCGGGCTCTGGGCGCTGTTCACACTGACCTGCTACACAGTCGTCGCCTTCATGGCGCGGCGCATTGAACGCACGGAAGCTTCCGACCTCAACCCTTTGCAAACACGGCGCGAATTCCTGATCTGCCATTTCCTTTGCGGTCTCGGCTGGGCCTGGTTCGTCTGGCTTGGCTGCGGCGCCTGCGAGGTCGACCAGTTCCACCTGGTCAAAGCCGTGGTGCTGCTGTTCGCCATGGCGGCGACCGCGGTGATGACCTCATCTCTGGGCGGGGCGCTGTTGGCGACGTTTGCCGTTCCCGTGGCGCTCTACGCCTATGCCGGCATCAAGCTATGGATGCCGGTTGAGGCGATCATGGCCGGGCTGCTGATCGTGTCGCTGCCCTTCTTTGCCTATGTGGCCCGTCACCTCAACCGCTCGTCCCTGATGGTGTTGTCGTTCCGCTCCGAAAAGGATGCGCTGATCGCCGAACTGGAGACGGCGAAATCGATGTCGGATGAGGCGCGGCGGCGGGCGGAAGACGCCAATCTGGCGAAATCACGGTTCCTCGCTTCGATGAGCCACGAGCTGCGCACACCGCTCAATGCCATTCTCGGCTTTTCCGAGGTGATGTCGAACGAGGTGCTGGGACCGATGAGCAATCCCACCTATCGCGACTACGCCCACGACGTGCACGAATCCGGCCAGCATCTGCTCGACCTGATCAATGAGATTCTCGACCTGTCGCGCATCGAGGCCGGCCGCTACCAGCTCAATGAAGAGCCGGTGATGCTGCTGGGCGTCGTCGAGGATTGCTGTCACATGATGGAGCTGAGGGCGCGCAACAAGGATATACGCGTCGTCCAGGATTTCGAGCATCAACTGCCACGCCTGTTCGCCGACGAGCGGGCGGTGCGGCAGATCACGCTCAACCTTCTGTCGAATGCGATAAAATTCACCGCCACCGGCGGCGAAATCCGCGTCCGCGTCGGCTGGACGGCAGGCGGCGGGCAATACATTTCGATCAAGGACAATGGCCCGGGCATACCGGAAGACGAGATCCCGGTGGTGCTCTCCGCCTTCGGCCAAGGGTCGATCGCCATCAAGAGCGCCGAGCAAGGCACCGGGCTTGGCCTGCCGATCGTGCAAGGCCTGCTTGCCATGCATGGCGGCGAGTTCGAACTTCATTCCAAGCTGCGCGAAGGGACAGAGGCGATCGCCATCTTCCCGCTGAGCCGCGTGATGGAGGAACTGCCCGCGCTGCCGACCGCCGCGGTGGCAGCTCGGCGGCGATAA
- a CDS encoding thermonuclease family protein — protein sequence MSRSWSPRPRRRYAAPPRSLWRRLVDYGLTAVILGLLILLAARLDRVETRKTQGVAIINDGDSITLGTERIRMRGIDAPEYTQTCRRNGADYPCGTLARQSLVRLIAGKPVSCTGWQRDRYGRLLGDCAAGGKDLNRAQVEAGWAVAFGDFESEEAIARAGKAGIWAGTFDQPQDWRDSHHGEVVERKHGTLASIGDAVREIFRYW from the coding sequence ATGAGCCGATCCTGGTCGCCAAGGCCGCGCCGGCGATACGCTGCGCCACCCAGAAGCCTGTGGCGCCGGCTGGTGGATTACGGGCTTACCGCTGTCATTCTCGGGCTATTGATCCTGCTGGCTGCCCGCCTCGACCGGGTTGAGACCCGCAAGACGCAAGGCGTGGCAATCATCAATGACGGCGATTCGATCACGCTTGGCACCGAGCGTATCCGCATGCGCGGCATCGATGCTCCGGAGTATACGCAGACCTGCCGCAGGAATGGCGCCGACTACCCTTGCGGCACGCTTGCGCGTCAGTCGCTTGTGCGCCTGATCGCCGGCAAGCCTGTCTCCTGTACCGGCTGGCAGCGTGACCGCTATGGCCGGCTGCTTGGCGACTGCGCCGCCGGCGGCAAGGATCTCAACCGCGCGCAGGTCGAGGCGGGCTGGGCGGTTGCCTTTGGCGACTTCGAGAGCGAGGAGGCCATCGCCCGCGCGGGAAAGGCCGGCATCTGGGCGGGAACATTCGACCAGCCGCAGGACTGGCGCGACAGCCATCATGGCGAAGTCGTCGAGAGAAAGCACGGCACACTGGCGTCGATCGGCGACGCCGTGCGCGAGATTTTTCGCTACTGGTGA
- a CDS encoding glutathione S-transferase: MKLFDGGRAPNPRRVRVFLAEKGITVPQVAVDMGALEHRQQAVSSRNPLQRLPVLELDDGTVITESVAICRYFEELHPEPALFGHGALGKAQVEMWQRRMEFNLLSCVAQAFRHIHPAMKEWEIPQIPEWGEANKPKAVQFLRLLDGELGGREFIAGDSYSIADITGLIAVDFMKPARIKVPDECANVLRWHQAVSSRPSASA, from the coding sequence ATGAAGCTCTTCGACGGCGGGCGGGCGCCCAACCCACGGCGGGTCCGCGTTTTCCTCGCCGAGAAAGGCATCACGGTTCCACAGGTAGCCGTCGACATGGGGGCACTGGAGCACAGACAACAGGCGGTCAGCTCGCGCAACCCCTTGCAACGTCTGCCGGTGCTGGAGCTCGACGACGGCACCGTCATTACCGAATCCGTCGCCATCTGCCGCTATTTCGAGGAGCTGCATCCGGAGCCCGCCTTGTTCGGGCATGGCGCACTCGGCAAGGCGCAGGTCGAGATGTGGCAGCGACGGATGGAATTCAATCTGCTCAGTTGTGTCGCGCAGGCCTTCCGCCACATCCATCCGGCCATGAAGGAATGGGAAATCCCGCAGATCCCCGAATGGGGTGAGGCCAACAAGCCGAAGGCCGTGCAGTTCCTCAGGCTGCTCGACGGCGAACTGGGCGGCCGGGAATTCATTGCCGGCGACAGCTATTCGATCGCCGATATCACCGGCCTGATCGCCGTCGACTTCATGAAGCCGGCACGCATCAAGGTGCCGGATGAATGCGCGAATGTGTTGCGCTGGCATCAGGCCGTCTCCAGCCGACCAAGCGCATCAGCCTGA
- a CDS encoding uracil-DNA glycosylase family protein, which yields MRECVALASGRLQPTKRISLSMTVELESFTATVRACRICVENPVGKPLPHEPRPVLRPSSSARILIASQAPGTKVHLSGMPFTDASGDRLRSWLDVTSDEFYDIEKFAIVPMGFCFPGQDAKGGDLPPRRECAPAWRGPLMALMPRIDLVLTIGIYAQSWHMGAARRPSLTETVMDWRAIWENSSGLKVLPLPHPSWRNTGWLKQNPWFEMDLLPFLRSEIRYRLG from the coding sequence ATGCGCGAATGTGTTGCGCTGGCATCAGGCCGTCTCCAGCCGACCAAGCGCATCAGCCTGAGTATGACTGTCGAACTCGAAAGCTTCACCGCGACGGTCCGCGCTTGCCGCATCTGCGTGGAAAACCCGGTCGGCAAGCCGTTGCCGCACGAACCACGTCCGGTGTTGCGACCCTCGTCCAGCGCCCGCATCCTGATCGCCAGCCAGGCGCCGGGGACCAAGGTGCATCTATCAGGCATGCCGTTCACCGACGCCTCCGGCGACCGCCTGCGCAGCTGGCTTGATGTGACAAGCGATGAATTCTACGACATCGAAAAATTCGCCATCGTGCCGATGGGCTTCTGCTTTCCCGGCCAGGATGCAAAGGGCGGAGACCTGCCGCCGCGACGCGAATGCGCGCCGGCCTGGCGCGGGCCTTTGATGGCCCTGATGCCGCGGATCGACCTGGTGCTGACGATCGGCATCTACGCGCAGTCCTGGCACATGGGTGCGGCGCGCCGGCCCTCGCTGACGGAAACGGTGATGGACTGGCGCGCCATCTGGGAGAATTCCAGCGGCCTGAAAGTGCTGCCGCTGCCGCATCCGTCGTGGCGCAACACCGGCTGGCTGAAGCAGAATCCATGGTTTGAAATGGATTTGCTGCCTTTTCTGCGTTCGGAAATCCGCTATCGCCTCGGCTGA
- a CDS encoding Lrp/AsnC family transcriptional regulator has product MDRLDRKILRLLQEDATLAVADVAKKVGLSTTPCWRRIQKLEEEGVIKRRVAILDHEKVNVRVTVFVSIRTNSHSHEWLRRFSEVIQEFPEVVEFYRMSGDVDYLLRVVVPDIAAYDAFYKRLIAKIEIRDVSSSFAMEQIKYTTEIPLDYMVLDKESGANAA; this is encoded by the coding sequence ATGGACCGCCTTGATAGAAAAATCCTCCGCCTTTTGCAGGAGGACGCGACACTCGCGGTCGCCGATGTCGCCAAGAAAGTCGGGCTGTCGACGACGCCTTGCTGGCGGCGCATCCAGAAGCTCGAGGAGGAGGGCGTCATCAAGCGGCGCGTTGCCATTCTCGATCATGAAAAGGTCAATGTGCGCGTCACTGTCTTCGTGTCGATCCGCACAAATTCGCACAGCCATGAATGGCTGCGGCGTTTCTCGGAAGTCATCCAGGAGTTTCCCGAGGTGGTCGAGTTCTACCGCATGAGCGGCGACGTCGATTATCTCCTGCGCGTGGTGGTGCCCGACATCGCCGCCTATGACGCCTTCTACAAGCGGTTGATCGCCAAGATAGAAATCCGTGACGTGTCGTCGTCCTTCGCCATGGAGCAGATCAAGTACACCACCGAAATCCCGCTCGACTACATGGTGCTGGACAAGGAATCGGGTGCCAACGCTGCCTGA
- a CDS encoding DUF3299 domain-containing protein, with amino-acid sequence MSNHARSTIALAAALFVFAAGDASAETAHIFWKDLRPATQSAAENVGLPMIAAKLPDHGETLSLNLQDKSIQLAGYALPVDRDGDLVYQFLLVPWTGACSHMPTPPPNQIVLVTPAHPYRMSQAYQPVAVTGALKPDMEKSQLFILDGVSVIQSGYSVRKADVVAVDSVPDTVTLPVNSPWSFLNKKKN; translated from the coding sequence ATGAGCAACCATGCCAGATCAACCATAGCGCTCGCAGCCGCGTTGTTTGTGTTCGCTGCCGGCGATGCCTCGGCCGAAACCGCGCACATATTCTGGAAGGATTTGCGCCCAGCTACGCAATCCGCCGCCGAAAACGTCGGGCTGCCGATGATCGCGGCAAAATTGCCCGACCATGGCGAGACGCTGTCCCTCAATCTGCAGGACAAAAGCATTCAGCTAGCCGGCTACGCATTGCCCGTCGATCGCGACGGCGATCTTGTCTATCAGTTCCTGCTGGTGCCGTGGACGGGTGCCTGCAGCCACATGCCGACGCCGCCGCCCAACCAGATCGTTCTGGTCACGCCGGCTCACCCCTACAGGATGTCGCAGGCCTATCAGCCGGTCGCTGTCACGGGGGCGCTGAAGCCGGACATGGAGAAGAGCCAGCTGTTCATCCTCGACGGCGTCAGCGTCATCCAGTCCGGTTACAGCGTGCGCAAGGCAGACGTGGTCGCTGTCGACAGCGTGCCGGACACAGTCACGCTGCCAGTGAATTCGCCCTGGAGTTTCCTCAACAAAAAGAAGAACTAA
- a CDS encoding GNAT family N-acetyltransferase: MPRRSSGSPPGKADRAEIRFVEVTRSTRADFENLFEQPGGPKYCWCMAWRNLPSREHAPNDEKKRAIISLIEADTPVGILAQIEGKTVGWCSVAPRQTYRRLSRQQDDSETGVWSIVCFYVPRALRGGGLASALLDAAIDHAFAKGAGTIEAYPVDQASPSYSFMGFRDMFVARGFRETGMAGSRRHVMRLER; this comes from the coding sequence ATGCCAAGACGCTCGAGCGGATCGCCGCCAGGAAAGGCTGACAGAGCGGAAATCCGCTTCGTGGAGGTGACGCGATCGACGCGCGCCGATTTCGAAAACCTGTTCGAGCAGCCGGGCGGGCCGAAATATTGCTGGTGCATGGCCTGGCGCAACCTTCCCAGCCGCGAGCATGCCCCGAACGACGAGAAGAAACGGGCCATCATTTCGCTCATCGAGGCCGATACACCCGTCGGCATCCTCGCCCAAATTGAAGGCAAGACCGTCGGCTGGTGCTCGGTTGCGCCGCGCCAGACCTATCGCCGGCTCTCCCGGCAGCAGGACGACAGCGAGACCGGCGTGTGGTCGATCGTCTGCTTCTATGTGCCAAGGGCCTTGCGCGGCGGCGGGCTGGCGTCGGCGCTGCTCGACGCGGCGATAGATCACGCCTTCGCCAAGGGCGCCGGCACGATCGAGGCGTACCCGGTCGATCAGGCGTCGCCGAGCTACAGTTTCATGGGCTTTCGCGACATGTTCGTGGCTCGTGGGTTCCGCGAGACCGGTATGGCCGGTTCTCGCCGACATGTGATGCGGCTCGAGCGTTGA
- a CDS encoding DNA alkylation repair protein — MAALSPQSSAGEIVAHLRAIGSQENRLGMLRYGIKIDRALGISHGLQRQIARTIKRNHERAFELWETGIMEAQFIASVTADPQRFSAEDARRWAASFDSWDIVDGVSDLFVDTDAWKDLIAEFAADEREFVRRTAFAMMAWSVVHRKKEPEATFLDFLPIIETHATDSRNFVKKAVNWALRSIGKRSMNMHGAALAVAERLARSTDRTARWIGKDAVRELTNAKTLERIAARKG, encoded by the coding sequence GTGGCAGCGCTCTCGCCTCAATCAAGCGCCGGAGAAATTGTCGCCCACCTGCGCGCCATCGGCTCGCAGGAGAACCGCCTCGGAATGCTGCGCTACGGCATCAAGATCGACCGCGCGCTTGGCATCTCGCACGGCCTGCAACGGCAGATCGCGCGGACGATCAAACGCAACCACGAGCGCGCCTTCGAGCTGTGGGAGACCGGCATCATGGAGGCGCAGTTCATCGCCTCCGTCACGGCTGACCCACAGCGGTTTTCCGCTGAAGATGCAAGAAGATGGGCGGCCAGTTTCGACTCCTGGGACATCGTCGACGGCGTCTCGGATCTCTTTGTCGACACGGACGCCTGGAAAGACCTGATCGCCGAGTTCGCGGCCGACGAGCGGGAATTCGTTCGGCGCACGGCCTTTGCCATGATGGCCTGGTCTGTCGTTCACCGGAAGAAGGAGCCGGAGGCGACCTTCCTGGATTTCCTACCAATCATCGAAACGCATGCCACCGACAGCCGCAATTTCGTGAAGAAAGCCGTGAACTGGGCGCTTCGGTCGATCGGCAAACGATCCATGAATATGCACGGAGCTGCCCTTGCTGTCGCCGAACGACTGGCGCGGTCGACCGACAGGACGGCGCGCTGGATCGGCAAGGACGCAGTGAGGGAGCTGACCAATGCCAAGACGCTCGAGCGGATCGCCGCCAGGAAAGGCTGA